The window CTCCTCCTTGACGTTGGTTATCAAATCCGATTTGGTCATGGATCCGCTGTTGTCTATCAGCATCAGCACGTTGGGCGACACAAGGGGCTTGGAGTCCTTCGGGAAGGGCGGCAGCTCTCCATTCGCGGGGGAACAGAAAACCAACCCCGCAAGCACAAGGATGAACACCATTGTTATCCGCAACTCTCCGGACAAGATCCTCTTCGCTTTCATTTCCATCCCTCCCGGCGCCTGTTCGGCATTATGTTCTCTATTCCAAAGTCATTCATAATCCACAACAACAAACTGCTCAACTGTCATCTCTCTTCCGTCCATCGTGGCAGTGCTCTTTATGAAATAGCGATAGGCATCGATGGAAGAGTAGCCATCATCATCCTTGTGCACCCGGAAGGGAGGGGAGTTCTCCGTGAAGGAGAGCGAGTCGAGGTCGAGATTCCTGGTCTGGTCTATGTTGACGTCGTAGACTGCAGCCAAGTATGGTATGTCCTCGAAGGTCCCTTCTATACGAGCAGCATTGGAGGCGTATTTCGCTAAAAGCGGCTCGATGACGGGGTCCGACAGATGGGCCTGCTCAAGGGAGGAGAAACCCCTTCGCGGGAACTGACCCTTGGACGCCTTGAAGCTGTCCGCAAGCCATATCTTGCCCTGTTCGATTCCTGCCAGCGCTGCGTTCATGAGGAGCTCGTCCTTGCTCTTCATCATCGAGACAGCGGCCAAATTCTCCGTCAAGTACAGGGATACTCCAACTATCATCCCGGCCACCAGGAGCACGATGAGGGAGAGAGCGAGGGCCATGCCCTTTCTTGATCTCATATTGATGGTGTTCATCAGTTTCGTATCCTCCACGTCCGCGCAACCACTGCATGGCGGTAGGCATCGTCTTCAATCCCGGGCGCCGCAGAGGGCCATCCGTCGACTTGCCCCTGAATCCCCGGCTCGCGCCTTGTGTCAGCCCTGGCAAGGACCGAGACTGTCAGGAGCCTGGTGGATCGGTCGAATTCGCACCAAAGCCCCGCAATTCCGTCGACAACGGGTTGAGCCCCCGATCCGTCGAGGCGGTCGATCGTCAGGGTCTCGTTATTTACCTTGATCTTGGCGGCCGCCATGCGGTAGAGCTGGTCGAAGGGCAGGACGTCTATGTCGTTATATACTTTTCCCTCGATAATGTTCTTACCCCCTGCCTCTTGGAATTTATCCAGGAAGAGTGGCGACTGGGCCGAGGGAAAAAGAGCCCAGGACTTCAGAGAGTCCTTGTCGCCAGGGCTGAAGAATGCGGGAGGCAGGGGTCCGGAAAGCTGAATCTCGTATTCTTCATTCGCCTTGAAACCGGCACCTTGTTTTGTCCCCACTCCGCTCGCCACCGCGTATACCATCCACAACGCCGGTGCCTCGGTTTCGCTTAGCAGGCATGTTTCATTGTCCTCGGCCAGCTGTACGAAGCTTGTGAAGCGATTCTCCACCGCGCCGGATGGAAACAGCGGCATGACCACCCCAAGCCCCGGGTCGAACGAACGGTGGAAAGCCTGCTGGTCGAACGGATTCCCGTCGGGTGGAAGGCCGAGCCCGGCGCTATGGGCAAATGGTTGGATCGCAGCCAGCGCGATCAACCCGCGTTGCTTGGCGGAGGAGATATCCTGGTTGACCTCGTAGCTCTTGAACACGGAGAACAAGAGGGCCATCGCGGCGGCCATGACAAAACCTGTGATAATAATCGCGATCAGCAGTTCGACCAGGGTGAATGCACCGCGGCGGTTCGTGCCCCTCACTCTTACCGCCCCTTTCGAATTGCACTGGAGTGGTCGCTCAACGAGCGTCTCAGGGTGACCGACCCCTCCGGCCATGATATTGTCACTCTCCCGACATGGTCCTGCTTCGACGATTTTAGCTCGAACACGGAATAGTCGGTGGGCACATCATGTTCGGGGATGGTCGCCCTGGAATCCGCCTCAAGTGAGTCGAGCTCCCTCATGCCGATTGATATGGCATTCTCGTTGCGTATTGCGCCAAGCGCCAGCTTAGTCGTCATAATCGGAACGGCTGCTATAGCCATGATGCCTATGGACAGTATGAGCAGCGCAATTATCGTCTCCACGAGGGAGACGCCGCGCCTGCGCGACGTATTTATCTTTAACATGGGAAACAGTCCTCTGTTCATGGTGCCTCCGATGTTTGTATTCATGTTGAGAGGGGGCGGTCGGAGATAGTTGCCGCCAGCGGCCGCCCTCTTGATAGCTACCGCAACCTCATGTAGACGTATGAGCCTCCCTCGTAGGGCTGGCTCTCGGTGGGGCCCGCGTACAGGCCCGCCTCCTTCTGCCTATCCTTGAGCTTCTGTCCGACGCCCGAAGGTATCTTGTTTTCATCGCTGTTGGCCACCCACCAAGAATCGGCGGACACTGTTACGGTCGTGTAGTTATCGGCCACGGTCTCCTCTTTGTCCATGTACTTCTTAAGGTCGTCGGTCGTCGGCGCCTGCTCCTGCTTGTGATGGTCGCCGTAGTATAGAAGAGCGGCGGACTTCAGGCTGCGAAGGTCGCTCACTATCTTGGTGGCCTCGGCCGAGTCCGTCCCGCTGCCCATGACGAGCAGCATCGCTCCCGCGAGGATGCCGATTATGATGATGACTATCAGCAGCTCGACCAGGGTGAACCCCTTCCTGCGCATGACTCCATCATTAGTCCTCATCGGGACACACCTCCTGCGTTCTTATGGTGCAGGCAATTGTGATATAGGCCGGGGCTTGCGCCCCGGCCAGTAAAGGACCAGCGACTACTTGGCGCGCATCCAGGCTTCATCGTCACCATCGGCGAACGCATCACCTCCTGGTTCAACAAACAGGCCGAGATCTCCTGCCTTGGGCGCGAGTTTGGTTGAGACTCCTCCCGTAATACCTGTCTTGCCGACCCACCACTGACCTTCCTCTGTATCTGTATCCACTTCGTATCCTGTGCCGACATCCTTATCCATGTAGTCCACAAGGTCATCAATATCAGGAGCGTCGTTCGCCGCATTGTCGGCCATGAACATCAGAGCCGCTGCCTTCAGGCTCCGCAGATCGCTGATGATCTTCGTCGCCTCGGCTGAGTCGGTGCCGCTTCCCGCCACCAGGAGCATGGCGCCTGCCAGGATGCCGATGATTATGATGACTATCAGCAGCTCCACAAGGGTGAATCCTGAACGTCTCTTGAGCATTTTTTTCATGATACTACCTCCCTTTATTTTGTCAGGCATAAAAATCAGAACATAGGTTAACAATTTCGCCGCTTGCCGCAACGGCCTCGGAAGACTGAGGGAATGGACTCTGATGCAGAAGTCTGTCCTCATCGTTAAGAGCGTCCGGACGCGTATCTCCTCCTCTTTTGGAATTTAGAGAATATCAACTGACGAATTATATCACATCGAGGTAAGTAGAACAATATTTATCGCACTACAATGAGTTCGGTGTGTCCTACATCATCTCCTGGATCGCCGTGACTATGGGGGTGAAGATGGCCAGGGCGACGATGGCGACTATCCCTCCGACGAAGATTATCAGGAGGGGCTCTAGTATGGAGGTGAGCTGCTTGATCTTCTCCTCCAGTTCGGTCTCGAACCAGTCCGCCACCTTGGAGAGCATCTCCTCCAGCCTTCCGGTCTCCTCGCCGACCTTCATCATGTGCGAGATCATTATCGGGAAGGCCTTTATGTTCTTCGCCGTGTCGCCCAGCGATCCTCCCTTGCGAGCCGCGTCGCGCATGGTCTCGTAGCCCTTGGCGATGACGGCGTTGTCCGAGACCTCGGCGGTCATCTCCAGCGCGCGCAGTATCGGCACACCGGACTCCACGAGGGAGGACAGAGTCCTGTTCGAGCGGGCCATTATGCCCTTGAATACGATGTCGCCGACCAGGGGAAGGCGGATTTTTGCACTGTCGACGATCGGGCGGGTGGTCTTGTTCTTGTTCATCCAGCCGATGATCAGCATGATCAGAAGAATCGTCACCGCCGGGATGTACCAGAAGTTCGTCATCCAGTTCGAAAACTTGAAGACGGCGACTGTCATAGCGGGAAGCTCGACGTTCATGCCCTCGAAGACCTTGGAGAATTTGGGCATTACCACCGTGACGAGTATGTAGAGTATGACGAGGGCGAAGAGTATGACCGCCGTGGGGTAAGTGACGGCCGAAACGATTTTTTTTCGAAGCTCGTCCTGCTTGTCCAGGAAGATGGCGAGGCGCTCGATGCTCTTGTCAAGCACGCCGCCCTCCTCTCCGGCGGCTATCATCGCCACCATGAGGGTGCTGAACTCGCTTCTGCCCCTCATTCCCTCGCTGAAGGAGTGGCCGGAGTCTATGCCGGCCCGGACCTGTCGGATGGACTCCGCCAGGCGCACGCTTCTTGTCTGTTCGGAGAGGATGTCAAGGGCGTTGCCCAGGGTCACCCCGGCGTTTATCATGGCGCTGAGCTGACGGAAGAAGATTACCATGTCGCGAAGGGGGATGGATCTGTGCATGTTTATCCAGTGCATCAGGGAGGAGCCGCCGGAGGAAGGTGCTGCCCTCTTCGCCGCCCTTGCCGCGCTTATCTCTATCTTAATCGGGAACAGGCCCTGCCGGCGAAGCTGGCCGACGACGTCGTCCTGGCCGGAGCCGGAGAGGACTCCCTCGACTATCCTGCCGTCGGCGGCGCGCGCCTTGTACGTAAAGTCCATCTCTACCTCCGCGATCTTTAGGAGCTGTGGGTACCGTCAAACGGTATCATGATACTATCGGTTATTCGGACGCGCAAGTGTAGGGGCG of the Synergistaceae bacterium genome contains:
- a CDS encoding type II secretion system protein, translating into MRGTNRRGAFTLVELLIAIIITGFVMAAAMALLFSVFKSYEVNQDISSAKQRGLIALAAIQPFAHSAGLGLPPDGNPFDQQAFHRSFDPGLGVVMPLFPSGAVENRFTSFVQLAEDNETCLLSETEAPALWMVYAVASGVGTKQGAGFKANEEYEIQLSGPLPPAFFSPGDKDSLKSWALFPSAQSPLFLDKFQEAGGKNIIEGKVYNDIDVLPFDQLYRMAAAKIKVNNETLTIDRLDGSGAQPVVDGIAGLWCEFDRSTRLLTVSVLARADTRREPGIQGQVDGWPSAAPGIEDDAYRHAVVARTWRIRN
- a CDS encoding type II secretion system F family protein — encoded protein: MDFTYKARAADGRIVEGVLSGSGQDDVVGQLRRQGLFPIKIEISAARAAKRAAPSSGGSSLMHWINMHRSIPLRDMVIFFRQLSAMINAGVTLGNALDILSEQTRSVRLAESIRQVRAGIDSGHSFSEGMRGRSEFSTLMVAMIAAGEEGGVLDKSIERLAIFLDKQDELRKKIVSAVTYPTAVILFALVILYILVTVVMPKFSKVFEGMNVELPAMTVAVFKFSNWMTNFWYIPAVTILLIMLIIGWMNKNKTTRPIVDSAKIRLPLVGDIVFKGIMARSNRTLSSLVESGVPILRALEMTAEVSDNAVIAKGYETMRDAARKGGSLGDTAKNIKAFPIMISHMMKVGEETGRLEEMLSKVADWFETELEEKIKQLTSILEPLLIIFVGGIVAIVALAIFTPIVTAIQEMM
- a CDS encoding prepilin-type N-terminal cleavage/methylation domain-containing protein: MRTNDGVMRRKGFTLVELLIVIIIIGILAGAMLLVMGSGTDSAEATKIVSDLRSLKSAALLYYGDHHKQEQAPTTDDLKKYMDKEETVADNYTTVTVSADSWWVANSDENKIPSGVGQKLKDRQKEAGLYAGPTESQPYEGGSYVYMRLR
- a CDS encoding prepilin-type N-terminal cleavage/methylation domain-containing protein codes for the protein MLKINTSRRRGVSLVETIIALLILSIGIMAIAAVPIMTTKLALGAIRNENAISIGMRELDSLEADSRATIPEHDVPTDYSVFELKSSKQDHVGRVTISWPEGSVTLRRSLSDHSSAIRKGR
- a CDS encoding prepilin-type N-terminal cleavage/methylation domain-containing protein — encoded protein: MKKMLKRRSGFTLVELLIVIIIIGILAGAMLLVAGSGTDSAEATKIISDLRSLKAAALMFMADNAANDAPDIDDLVDYMDKDVGTGYEVDTDTEEGQWWVGKTGITGGVSTKLAPKAGDLGLFVEPGGDAFADGDDEAWMRAK